The region CCCCGCGGTGTGTCCCGTTCAGCAAAAGTCATCTTATCAGGTTGAAGCCGAGATGTCAAGGGGTACCCGCCGAGGCGTTTTGTGGATTGCACTCGTCTAGCAAGCTTGTTATCCTCAAACTGTGTTTCCCGCGGGAAACGAAAGGCCGATCCGAGAAAAGGGCAAACCGGGGTCGGGCGCGCCCGTCAAAGGCTACAGAACCCAATTTGAAGGAGCGATGGTCTGTGGAAGTTGGACAAACGTACGATCGTGCCCAGCGCGCGCTGCGCGATCGGCCCCGGGGTTTGCGGGGGATTCTGCCGTTTTTAGGGCCGGCGTTCATCGCTTCCGTCGCCTACATCGATCCCGGGAACTATGCGACGAACATCGCCGCCGGATCGAAGTACGGATACCAGCTCCTTTGGGTCGTACTCACCGCGAACCTCATGGCCATTCTCATCCAGGCGCTTTCCGCGAAACTCGGGATTGCCACGGGGATGGACCTGCCGGAACTCATCCGGGAACACTTCGGGCGCGGGGTCGGCATTTTCATGTGGGTACAGGGAGAACTCATCGTCGTGGCGACGGATCTCGCCGAATTCATGGGAGGTGCGCTCGGGATTCACCTCCTCACCGGAATGTCTATGCCCGCAAGTGCTTTAGCGACGGCCGTGCTTTCGTTTGCCGTGTTGGAACTTCAGCGGCGTGGTGTACGACCGCTCGAACTTGCCATTGCCGCCCTCGTCACCGTGGTCACCTTTTCGTTTGTGGTCGAAGTTTTCTTCACAGGCGTTCACCCTCTCCCTCTAGTTCGTGGGCTCTTCGTTCCTTCTTTTCGCGACGAGGGGAGTGTCCTTCTTGCCGCGGGGATTCTAGGCGCTACGGTCATGCCCCATGCGATTTACCTTCATTCAGCGCTCACGAAACGACGGGTGATCGGCGAGACCCCGGAAGAGCGGAAGCGGCTGTACCGCTTGGAACTCCTCGATCTGGGGATCGCCATGGGCGTGGCGGGTGTGATCAACATGAGCATGCTCGTCGTCGCCGCATCCCTCTTCCATGAGCGCGGCCTCTTTGTGAGCGAGATGGACGAAGCCTACGCCCTCTTAGGCGAGCACCTTCTTCCCCTCGCCGCGACGCTCTTTGCCGTGGGCCTTACGGCCTCCGGCCTTTCGAGCTCCTCCGTGGGAATTCTTTCTGGGGACGTCGTCATGCGGGGGTTCATCCGGTTTCGCATCCCCATATACCTTCGCCGTGCGCTGAGCATCCTACCCCCGCTCGCGATCCTCTTTTTGGGGATCAACCCGAGCGATGCCCTCCTCTACAGCCAGGTGTTCCTTTCGTTCGGCATCGCCCTAGCTCTTCTCCCCCTCGTGTACTTTACCGCCCAGAGGCGGTACATGGGGGAACTCGTAAACCGCCCCCTCACCACGTTCGCTGCGGCGACGGTTTCGGCGGTGGTTCTCGCGCTCAACGGGTACATCCTCTACGCCTCGCTCGTGCTCGGGGTGAGCCTTTAAAGGATTTTCCGGGCCGATTTCCCGGAGCACCCTTGACAGGAAGAACATCGGGCGCTATGATATATGTTGCGCATGCGGACGTAGTTCAGGGGTAGAACGCAACCTTGCCAAGGTTGAGGTCGCGGGTTCGAATCCCGTCGTCCGCTCCAGGGGAAGACAAACGGGCGGTGAATTCCGCCCTTTTTCTTTTATCTTTTTATCTTTTACACGTGCGGCGATATCCGGAGGGGTGAAGAGGTGGATAGTCTCGGAGCGGAAGAAGCGCTCCATCCGTGCGAAGCGGAGGAAGATCGGGACGCGTGCTACATGCGCGAAGCCCTCGCCGAGGCGCGGAAGGCCCTCCTTTGGGGCGACGTTCCCGTCGGGGCCGTGATCGTGTACGAGGGGCGAATCGTAGGTCGCGGGGCCAACACGCGCGAGCGAGATCAGGATCCCCTCGGTCACGCCGAGATCCACGCCATTCGTGAGGCGGCCAAGGTTCTGAACACGTGGCGCCTCTCCGGTACTACGCTCTACGTAACCTTGGAACCTTGCCCTATGTGCGCCGGTGCTGCGGTGCAGAGCCGAATCTCGCGCCTCGTCTTTGGGGCGTACGACCCTAAGGCGGGTTGTGCCGGGAGCGTCTACAACCTCGTGGAAGAACCGCGTTTCAACCACCGCCTGGAAGTCCGGGGTGGGGTTCTTGCGGACGAAGCGGGGGAACTTTTGCGTTCCTTTTTCCGGGGCTTGCGCGAGCCCCGTTGATTCTTCTCGCGTGCGTCGGTATACTAGATAATGCGCTTTTGGCGTGTGGAGGCGTACCCAAGTGGTCGAAGGGGGCTGACTCGAAATCAGCTAGGGCGGCTCATGCCGCCGCGGGGGTTCGAATCCTCTCGCCTCCACCATTTTCTTTTGCGTAAACATATCTGAATTTTCAATATAGAATTCTCTTCATACAACGCCCATTCTGGTATGTGCTGGAAAAAGTTGATCATCTACGGTAGAATAAAGGGACGATAGCACCTCGCGCTCTTCCCTTTGAGGAAGCCTTCGTGCGATAATCGATCAAAGGGTGCGCATGCGAGCAACGGGTAAGGGGCGAAAGTCCATGGGCGATGCACGTCGACTCCCCGCCAATTTCCCCGTCGAAGACCTGATCGATATGCTTGGGCTCGGTATCGTCGTAGTTCGTGCAAACGGGGAGATCGTGTACGCCAACGAGCGGTTTCGCGAATTTTTTTCCCTGCGGGAAGAAGACCTGCAAAAAAACATAGAAGAGGTTTTTAAGTTTTTGTTTCCTGACTATTCTCCTGTTTCTCCTCCCATTCGTCTCGGCGTGGTTCGGGGCGAGGACGTGTTCGTCTGGAGGGCGGAAGAGGGGCGGCGAATCTTTCAACGGTTCAGCATCCCCCTCCCCGAGGGGGGAGCGGTCGTCGCCTTTCGCGAAACCCAGGAACCCATCGTGCTCGACGAAAAGCTCCTGCGGGCGGATCGGCTTTCGCTCATCGGTCAGATGGCCGCAGGAACGGCACACGAGATCCGCAATCCCCTCACGGCGATCCGCGGGTTCCTTCAACTCCTCCTCCCTTCCCTAGAGGGGAAGGGACTCGAACAGGAGGCCAACTACGTACGCCTCATCCTCAAAGAAGTCGACCGTATCGGTTCCCTGATCGATCAGTTCCTCCTTCTCGGAAAACCGCGCGAGGTGAACTACAAAAAGATAGACCCCCTCGACGTTTTGCGCGAACTCTTGCCCGTGATCGAAAGCGAAACCCTCCTTCGCGATACGGAACTCGTTCTTTCCCTCCCCGATTCCCTCCCGCCCGTCATTGCAGATCCCGATCTTCTCAAACAGGTATTTCTCAACGTGGTACGCAACGCCCTCGAGGCGATGGAACGCGGGGGGACGTTGACGATTTCCGCGGAATACGATCCCGAAAAGCGGCAGATCCACTTCGCCTTTGCGGATACGGGACCTGGGATTCCCCCGTACCTCCTCGACCGCATCTTCGACCCGTTTTTTACCACGAAGCCCGAAGGGACGGGCCTCGGACTTTCCGTGTGCCAACGCCTCCTCCAGGACATCGGGGGCAATATCCGGCTTACGAGCAAGGGAAGGGGGACTACGGCCCACATCTATCTCCCGACGGTCGGAGGAGCTTAACCGCACTGTGGTACAATGTTTCCTGCCGGAAGTAGCCGGCGGGAGGGAGCGGCGGTGTACCAGACGCTCTACCGAAAGTACCGACCGCGGTTTTTCCGCGACGTCGTGGGACAGGAACACGTTACGGAAACCCTCAAGGCGGCAATTCGCGAAAAGCGCGTTCCCCACGCGTTTCTCTTTAGCGGACCCCGGGGAACGGGGAAGACGACGACGGCGCGCATTTTGGCCAAGGCGATCTCCTGCGAGCGCCCCGTTGACGGCGAGCCGTGCGGAGAGTGCTCTGCGTGTCGGCGCATCGAAGCCGGCGAGACGATGGACATCCTCGAACTCGACGCCGCAAGCCACAGGGGAATCGACGAGATTCGCGAGCTCA is a window of Brockia lithotrophica DNA encoding:
- a CDS encoding Nramp family divalent metal transporter, whose protein sequence is MEVGQTYDRAQRALRDRPRGLRGILPFLGPAFIASVAYIDPGNYATNIAAGSKYGYQLLWVVLTANLMAILIQALSAKLGIATGMDLPELIREHFGRGVGIFMWVQGELIVVATDLAEFMGGALGIHLLTGMSMPASALATAVLSFAVLELQRRGVRPLELAIAALVTVVTFSFVVEVFFTGVHPLPLVRGLFVPSFRDEGSVLLAAGILGATVMPHAIYLHSALTKRRVIGETPEERKRLYRLELLDLGIAMGVAGVINMSMLVVAASLFHERGLFVSEMDEAYALLGEHLLPLAATLFAVGLTASGLSSSSVGILSGDVVMRGFIRFRIPIYLRRALSILPPLAILFLGINPSDALLYSQVFLSFGIALALLPLVYFTAQRRYMGELVNRPLTTFAAATVSAVVLALNGYILYASLVLGVSL
- the tadA gene encoding tRNA adenosine(34) deaminase TadA, translated to MDSLGAEEALHPCEAEEDRDACYMREALAEARKALLWGDVPVGAVIVYEGRIVGRGANTRERDQDPLGHAEIHAIREAAKVLNTWRLSGTTLYVTLEPCPMCAGAAVQSRISRLVFGAYDPKAGCAGSVYNLVEEPRFNHRLEVRGGVLADEAGELLRSFFRGLREPR
- a CDS encoding two-component system sensor histidine kinase NtrB, translating into MGDARRLPANFPVEDLIDMLGLGIVVVRANGEIVYANERFREFFSLREEDLQKNIEEVFKFLFPDYSPVSPPIRLGVVRGEDVFVWRAEEGRRIFQRFSIPLPEGGAVVAFRETQEPIVLDEKLLRADRLSLIGQMAAGTAHEIRNPLTAIRGFLQLLLPSLEGKGLEQEANYVRLILKEVDRIGSLIDQFLLLGKPREVNYKKIDPLDVLRELLPVIESETLLRDTELVLSLPDSLPPVIADPDLLKQVFLNVVRNALEAMERGGTLTISAEYDPEKRQIHFAFADTGPGIPPYLLDRIFDPFFTTKPEGTGLGLSVCQRLLQDIGGNIRLTSKGRGTTAHIYLPTVGGA